The proteins below come from a single Argentina anserina chromosome 1, drPotAnse1.1, whole genome shotgun sequence genomic window:
- the LOC126799441 gene encoding plastidic glucose transporter 4, translating into MQASTCGSVRENLVFGVKVQQQRKVLGFGQVRRNLCMTERTTSSLGGLKLTMGANLGRHGIGLDGISMTSLKPRSVRAQASDGDIENLVPPKPQVKSSGTVLPYVGVACLGAILFGYHLGVVNGALEYLSKDLGIAENVAIKGWVVSTLLAGATVGSFTGGSLADKFGRTRTFQLDAIPLTIGAFLCATAQSVEQMIIGRLLAGIGIGISSAIVPLYISEISPTEIRGALGSVNQLFICLGILGALVAGLPLSANPLWWRTMFGIAIVPSVLLALGMAVSPESPRWLVQQGKTSQAEKAIKTLYGKERVTEVMHDLTSTSPGSAEPEAGWFDLFSSRYWKVVSVGAALFLFQQLAGINAVVYYSTSVFRSAGITSDVAASALVGAANVFGTAVASSLMDRQGRKSLLLISFGGMAASMLLLALSFTWSVLAPYSGTFAVAGTVLYVLSFSLGAGPVPALLLPEIFASRIRAKAVSLSLGMHWISNFVIGLYFLSFVTKFGISSVYLGFSAVCLLAVLYIAGNVVETKGRSLEDIERALSVPT; encoded by the exons ATGCAAGCGTCGACTTGTGGTTCGGTTAGGGAGAACCTAGTGTTTGGGGTCAAAGTCCAACAGCAGAGAAAGGTATTGGGTTTTGGCCAAGTGAGAAGAAATCTGTGTATGACTGAGAGGACCACCAGCAGCTTGGGTGGATTGAAGCTCACTATGGGAGCCAACCTTGGACGACATGGAATCGGGCTTGATGGGATTTCCATGACCTCCTTGAAACCCAGATCAGTCAGGGCTCAGGCTTCTG ATGGGGACATTGAGAATCTTGTTCCTCCCAAGCCTCAAGTCAAATCATCTGGAACAGTATTACCATATGTTGGTGTTGCCTGTCTTGGAGCCATTCTATTTGGTTATCATCTTGG GGTGGTAAATGGTGCTCTTGAGTACTTGTCCAAGGATCTTGGTATTGCTGAAAACGTTGCAATAAAAG GGTGGGTGGTAAGCACACTTCTGGCCGGTGCCACAGTTGGATCTTTCACCGGTGGGTCATTGGCTGACAAGTTTGGGAGAACTAGGACTTTTCAACTTGATGCAATTCCACTCACGATTGGAGCATTTTTATG TGCCACTGCACAGAGTGTTGAGCAAATGATAATTGGGCGCTTACTTGCTGGCATCGGAATTGGCATCTCATCAGCAATTGTCCCACTTTACATTTCTGAG ATCTCCCCAACTGAAATTCGAGGTGCACTTGGATCTGTAAACCAGCTTTTTATATGTCTTGGAATCCTTGGAGCACTGGTGGCTGGATTACCTTTATCAGCAAATCCGTTATG gTGGAGGACAATGTTTGGCATTGCTATAGTTCCCTCTGTTCTATTGGCTTTAGGAATGGCTGTTTCACCCGAAAGTCCTAGATGGCTCGTACAG CAAGGGAAAACTTCTCAAGCTGAAAAGGCTATAAAAACATTATACGGAAAAGAGAGAGTAACTGAGGTGATGCATGACTTAACATCAACAAGTCCTGGATCTGCTGAACCAGAAGCAGGATGGTTTGATCTGTTTAGTAGCCGCTATTGGAAAG TTGTGAGTGTTGGTGCGGCACTTTTCTTGTTCCAACAGTTAGCTGGGATAAATGCCGTGGTTTATTATTCCACTTCTGTATTCCGCAGTGCTGGCATAACGTCAGATGTTGCAGCAAGTGCTCTTGTTGGAGCGGCAAATGTCTTTG GTACGGCTGTTGCATCGTCATTGATGGACAGACAGGGAAGGAAGAGCCTTCTCCTCATAAGTTTTGGAGGAATG GCTGCCTCAATGTTGCTGCTTGCTTTGTCTTTTACCTGGAGTGTTTTAGCTCCATATTCCGGCACCTTTGCTGTTGCTGGGACTGTTCT CTATGTATTGTCCTTTTCGCTTGGTGCTGGCCCTGTACCTGCTCTTCTTCTGCCAGAGATATTTGCTTCAAGAATCAGAGCAAAAGCAGTTTCTTTGTCATTGGGCATGCACTGG ATATCAAACTTCGTCATAGGCCTGTATTTCTTGAGCTTTGTAACCAAGTTCGGGATCAGCTCAGTGTATCTGGGATTCTCTGCTGTTTGTCTGCTTGCTGTCTTGTACATAGCTGGTAATGTTGTTGAAACTAAAGGGCGATCGTTGGAGGACATCGAGCGCGCCCTTAGCGTTCCAACTTGA